From a single Candidatus Omnitrophota bacterium genomic region:
- a CDS encoding HD domain-containing phosphohydrolase: protein MAVHYKRYESMKILLDVSRIVGSSLDMDKVSDLVLKESIKALGADHASLFLADESRAHLMLARAEGFSADEIDNIKLMGSWEVINGQLVRKKKSLIVNDVRRSSIFKDKMLPFMREKIPVQSFLAVPLKKDGIIVGSLIASNRKRPGHLFTKKDEELLAALSNHIAIALLNARLYQSLKNLFLSTTKSLVRAIDAKDQYTSGHSERVMKYSYALGKALKLAGEELENLKLSSLLHDVGKIGIRENVLSKPSKLSAFERTHIKHHPLIGVKIVEGIDAAHKIVRGILEHHERFDGSGYPNGLKGRAISLQGRIIAVADTFDALTTNRPYQRGYTRKEALFEIKRGSSTQFDPKLVKAFMLSFSRRPEIWK, encoded by the coding sequence ATGGCCGTACATTATAAGCGATATGAATCGATGAAGATACTGCTGGATGTGAGCCGGATAGTGGGCTCGTCTTTGGATATGGATAAGGTCTCCGACCTCGTCCTGAAAGAATCGATAAAGGCGCTCGGCGCAGACCACGCCTCGTTATTCCTGGCCGACGAAAGCCGCGCTCACCTTATGCTGGCCAGGGCAGAGGGTTTCAGCGCCGACGAGATAGATAACATTAAATTGATGGGCAGCTGGGAGGTGATAAACGGCCAGCTGGTAAGGAAGAAGAAGAGCTTGATAGTAAATGACGTGCGCCGCAGTTCGATATTTAAAGATAAGATGCTGCCGTTCATGAGGGAGAAGATACCCGTCCAGTCGTTCCTGGCGGTCCCGCTTAAGAAAGACGGCATTATCGTCGGATCCCTGATCGCAAGCAACAGGAAGCGTCCTGGGCATCTATTTACAAAAAAAGACGAAGAATTATTGGCTGCGCTTTCCAATCATATCGCCATAGCCCTCCTGAATGCCAGGCTTTATCAAAGCCTGAAGAACCTTTTTTTAAGCACAACGAAGTCGCTCGTCAGAGCCATCGACGCCAAGGACCAGTATACGAGCGGACACTCGGAACGTGTCATGAAATACAGTTATGCCTTAGGCAAGGCGCTGAAGCTGGCCGGGGAAGAGCTGGAGAACCTAAAGTTATCGAGCCTTCTCCACGATGTCGGGAAGATAGGGATAAGGGAGAATGTCCTGTCCAAGCCCTCAAAGCTGTCTGCTTTCGAAAGGACCCACATAAAACACCATCCGCTGATAGGCGTAAAGATCGTCGAGGGCATAGACGCCGCCCATAAGATAGTGCGCGGTATATTGGAACACCACGAGCGTTTTGACGGAAGCGGATATCCGAACGGGTTAAAGGGAAGGGCGATATCGCTGCAGGGCAGGATAATCGCCGTAGCCGATACTTTTGACGCGCTCACCACTAACAGGCCTTATCAACGCGGCTACACAAGGAAAGAGGCCCTATTTGAAATAAAGCGCGGCTCGTCTACACAGTTCGACCCCAAGCTCGTCAAGGCATTCATGCTTTCGTTTTCAAGGCGTCCGGAGATATGGAAGTAA
- a CDS encoding MlaD family protein, whose product MKINNEMKTGVIVITAIVVGLTFWVKTTDFKSKPYKVKTYFNYAEGIKIDSIVKLAGIEVGRVNSIAFQYVPETKIELVLSIKDTARIHEDSVAFISTSGMIGDAYIGITSGSVEKPFVKDGAVLLSEDPIEMRKLMKRADAIAENLDKTLAEVKLLAENVTGVVKDNKEHIGNIANNLEQTTVNFKEFSEDIKRHPWKLLMKGSK is encoded by the coding sequence ATGAAGATAAATAATGAGATGAAGACAGGCGTAATAGTCATCACGGCGATAGTAGTGGGGCTTACTTTCTGGGTAAAGACCACCGATTTTAAAAGTAAGCCGTATAAGGTGAAGACCTACTTCAATTACGCTGAAGGCATAAAGATAGACTCCATTGTAAAGCTTGCCGGCATAGAAGTCGGCCGCGTGAACAGCATAGCGTTCCAGTATGTGCCGGAGACAAAGATAGAGCTCGTCCTCTCTATCAAAGACACTGCCAGGATACATGAGGACTCGGTCGCTTTCATATCCACGTCCGGCATGATAGGGGACGCCTATATAGGTATCACTTCCGGTTCGGTTGAAAAGCCATTTGTTAAAGACGGGGCGGTCCTATTAAGCGAAGACCCTATAGAGATGAGAAAACTCATGAAGAGGGCGGATGCGATAGCCGAGAACCTGGACAAGACCCTGGCAGAGGTCAAGCTTCTGGCCGAAAATGTAACAGGCGTAGTCAAAGACAATAAGGAACATATAGGCAACATCGCCAATAACCTGGAACAGACCACGGTAAATTTCAAGGAATTCAGCGAGGATATAAAGCGCCATCCATGGAAACTTTTAATGAAGGGGAGCAAATAG
- a CDS encoding ABC transporter ATP-binding protein, with product MEKEIIIKADKVVKRFGDRTILNGISLEIYRGETFVIMGGSGCGKSTFLRHLIGALKPDSGKVHVLGKDLSVLNEDEMDKVKKKIGMSFQSSALFDSMTVGENVSLPLREHTRLDRSVIDIVVKMKLELVGLRGFEDLMPSQLSGGMRKRVGLARAIVMDPEIVFYDEPTAGLDPIVAGVIDKLIIDLSKKLAITSIVVTHDMKSVFSIADRVAMLYEGKVLEVGTPEQIKKSSNQMVQQFVMGSPDGPIRFFQQKDDYLEQLIK from the coding sequence ATGGAAAAAGAGATTATAATAAAGGCCGATAAGGTAGTGAAGAGATTCGGCGACCGGACCATACTGAACGGCATATCCCTTGAGATATACAGGGGCGAGACGTTCGTGATAATGGGGGGCTCGGGGTGCGGCAAGAGCACATTCCTCCGGCATCTCATCGGCGCGCTGAAACCCGATTCCGGCAAGGTCCACGTGCTGGGAAAAGACCTCAGCGTTTTGAACGAAGACGAGATGGACAAGGTCAAGAAGAAGATCGGGATGTCGTTCCAGTCGTCAGCGCTCTTCGATTCGATGACTGTCGGAGAGAACGTCAGCCTTCCGCTCAGGGAGCATACCAGGCTCGACAGGAGCGTTATCGATATAGTGGTAAAGATGAAGCTGGAGCTTGTGGGCTTGAGGGGCTTCGAGGATCTCATGCCGAGCCAGCTTTCAGGAGGCATGAGGAAGAGGGTGGGGCTGGCGCGCGCGATAGTGATGGACCCGGAGATAGTCTTTTACGACGAACCGACGGCGGGCTTAGACCCGATAGTCGCCGGCGTCATAGACAAACTCATAATAGATCTTTCCAAGAAACTGGCCATAACGAGCATCGTGGTGACCCACGATATGAAGAGCGTATTTTCCATAGCGGACAGGGTAGCGATGCTTTACGAAGGAAAAGTCCTCGAGGTGGGGACGCCGGAGCAGATAAAGAAGAGTTCGAACCAGATGGTCCAGCAGTTCGTCATGGGCAGCCCCGACGGGCCTATAAGGTTTTTCCAGCAGAAAGACGATTACCTGGAGCAGCTCATAAAATAG
- a CDS encoding outer membrane beta-barrel protein — translation MRNISGWKKALMLLLCVAFSFSAGPILAATDTVEEQEPKYKVVTRPTERFLMQRQRTVPSKDKLSANSIVGVTMGLDTNPLFNSNKKSDGYVQETAGMDFKYPLNDFKYGPMGSYFGFNMMNVNYFRINDVNMLDGNAYAGIEQGLFDMFTLSVGYGFEGLWFSHDTNGTFIGNEVNTSIKHKITKRIYQKVTYRFLGRDYTGRKARLANGNKGSKLRVDTRNLVEHELGFFPTDITKLRMTNQVYFNDSNDEYYDYYDYLNYRLGFSIIQYFNPKFYTITGFYYQLRNYDSRLCSDKYVVQKDKQYTVTTSLMYDLTKNISAFVNYSYTENQSNEPLERYTDNLYTAGVYYMF, via the coding sequence ATGAGAAATATTTCTGGATGGAAGAAAGCTTTAATGTTGCTTCTGTGCGTTGCTTTTTCATTTTCAGCGGGCCCGATACTCGCCGCGACGGATACGGTGGAGGAGCAGGAGCCGAAATATAAAGTTGTGACCAGGCCGACTGAAAGGTTCCTTATGCAAAGGCAAAGGACCGTCCCGTCCAAGGATAAGCTCTCCGCCAATTCCATCGTCGGTGTGACGATGGGATTGGACACCAACCCGCTCTTTAATTCCAACAAGAAGAGCGACGGATATGTCCAGGAGACGGCGGGGATGGATTTCAAATATCCCTTAAATGATTTTAAATACGGGCCGATGGGCTCCTATTTCGGTTTTAATATGATGAATGTGAATTATTTCAGGATCAACGATGTCAACATGCTCGACGGGAATGCTTATGCCGGTATAGAACAGGGCCTCTTCGATATGTTTACGCTGAGTGTCGGATACGGTTTTGAGGGGTTGTGGTTCTCCCACGACACGAACGGCACTTTTATAGGCAACGAGGTGAATACGAGCATCAAGCATAAGATAACGAAGAGGATATACCAGAAGGTCACATACAGATTTCTTGGCAGGGATTACACCGGCAGGAAAGCGAGGCTTGCGAACGGGAACAAAGGTTCAAAGCTGAGAGTCGATACGCGAAACCTTGTCGAGCATGAGCTGGGCTTCTTTCCGACGGACATAACCAAGTTAAGGATGACGAACCAGGTATATTTTAACGATTCCAACGACGAGTATTACGATTATTACGATTATTTGAACTACAGGCTCGGTTTTTCCATAATCCAGTATTTCAATCCGAAGTTTTACACTATTACCGGTTTCTACTATCAGTTAAGGAATTACGATTCCAGGCTTTGCAGCGATAAATACGTTGTGCAAAAGGACAAGCAGTATACCGTTACTACGTCACTTATGTATGATCTCACGAAGAACATATCCGCTTTTGTGAACTATTCCTATACCGAAAACCAGTCCAATGAGCCGTTAGAGAGATATACCGATAACCTTTACACGGCCGGTGTATACTACATGTTCTAA
- a CDS encoding FecR domain-containing protein codes for MVKPVRFGLIFIVFAAMSVVFFNMAKAQQGDVKIVYLKGDPKIMKSGTNTWSPCDLKMAVGNGDRIKTLDKEAVEISFSKKDANIVRIEPNSDVFVRKSESPYLIELMSGTAMALINDLPKGSAFEVKTPLGLSGARATGWTVSADEAASMFSALEDSIYTAILDEFGNIKGDMVNVKEGWKLILEKDKAMILERLTAGDFQKWNEWRQDVLSRLGLSSMVNLNQAGNMGNAIDQLDSKKDNVNENRDEQRIEARQGGVSIPDTT; via the coding sequence ATGGTTAAGCCGGTCAGGTTTGGACTTATTTTTATAGTATTTGCGGCGATGTCCGTGGTTTTCTTCAATATGGCGAAGGCTCAGCAGGGTGATGTTAAGATCGTCTATCTGAAAGGCGATCCCAAGATAATGAAGTCCGGGACTAATACATGGAGCCCGTGCGATCTGAAGATGGCCGTCGGTAACGGCGATAGGATAAAGACGCTCGATAAAGAAGCTGTCGAGATATCTTTCTCAAAAAAAGACGCCAACATAGTAAGGATCGAACCGAATTCCGACGTATTCGTGAGGAAGTCCGAATCGCCTTACTTGATCGAGCTCATGAGCGGGACGGCCATGGCGCTCATTAACGATCTTCCCAAGGGGTCGGCATTTGAGGTAAAGACACCGCTCGGTTTAAGCGGCGCAAGGGCAACAGGCTGGACCGTAAGCGCCGATGAGGCGGCTTCCATGTTCAGCGCGCTCGAGGATTCTATTTATACGGCGATATTGGATGAGTTCGGTAATATAAAAGGGGATATGGTAAATGTAAAAGAGGGGTGGAAGCTGATACTGGAAAAGGATAAGGCGATGATCCTCGAGAGGTTGACGGCCGGCGACTTCCAGAAGTGGAATGAGTGGAGGCAGGATGTGCTGTCAAGGTTGGGGTTGTCGTCTATGGTTAATCTCAACCAGGCAGGCAACATGGGGAATGCCATAGACCAGCTAGACTCTAAAAAGGATAACGTCAATGAAAACAGGGATGAACAGAGGATAGAGGCCAGGCAAGGAGGGGTCAGCATACCGGACACGACCTAA
- a CDS encoding CHASE2 domain-containing protein: protein MKPLGIKKLSGPIILALIILPVFALSYFRLFDVYELGALDIRFLIRSTVPATDKVVIIEIGEDSLKKLGRFPFDRSYHAILIRALSDFGAKAIVFDLLFAEPQDNDREIEDAMRKAGNVYLPSAFDFDTKNVSKMISARGYVAKCQDNFLMLAKGSGHINIVPDKDGKFRRIPVYLRYGNAFYPYISFLVACDYLGIRESEIKLKPGKYLLFGKTGKIPLDDDSNMIINFSGRWGDVYKHYSYVDVLQSYFAYVSGQKPSIDPKVFKDKVCIIGLTAAGTGDLHPNPFETLYPGVGIHAEIFNSVLNNRFIQRASREMNLLILLVLGILVSLAALSMKPVKGLLSLIAIGAIFAGLSVGLFIKSGVWIDVVYPEAAMIFCYLGLTLYKYVAEWTKRLMVENELGIAKKIQESFLPKKLPEVNGMDIVAAMFTARQVGGDLYDFLNLGGGRLGVMIGDVSGKGVPASLFMAMVTGAFKFFTTPDSHPKDVLSRLNSKLVSESASNLFVTVFYTVFDNKKRTVTYSNGGHLPLIHMKQTGEADFLDVDIGTPLGLIEGDYAEKEAVFAPGDVFVFYTDGITEAMNEGSDMYGSERLSAVIKANKGLSSAKILDAIEKDVRAFEPKASQHDDMTLVVIKIV from the coding sequence ATGAAACCACTCGGCATTAAAAAACTATCCGGTCCGATCATCCTCGCTTTGATCATCCTGCCGGTATTCGCGTTATCATATTTCAGGCTGTTCGATGTTTATGAGCTTGGAGCGCTCGATATCAGGTTCCTGATACGGTCGACCGTGCCTGCGACGGATAAGGTTGTGATAATAGAGATCGGCGAAGACTCCCTGAAGAAATTGGGAAGGTTCCCGTTCGACAGGAGCTATCACGCTATTCTCATAAGGGCGCTCTCCGATTTCGGCGCCAAGGCCATAGTCTTCGATCTTCTCTTTGCCGAACCTCAGGACAATGACAGGGAGATAGAGGACGCCATGAGGAAAGCCGGCAACGTCTATCTTCCTTCAGCGTTCGATTTCGATACAAAGAATGTATCGAAGATGATATCGGCGCGCGGTTATGTGGCAAAGTGCCAGGACAATTTCCTGATGCTCGCTAAGGGCAGCGGCCATATAAATATAGTCCCAGACAAGGACGGGAAGTTCAGGAGGATCCCCGTCTACTTAAGATACGGGAACGCCTTTTATCCGTATATATCTTTCCTCGTCGCGTGCGATTACCTGGGCATACGCGAGAGTGAGATCAAACTTAAACCCGGCAAATACCTTCTTTTCGGAAAGACCGGCAAGATACCTCTGGACGACGATTCCAATATGATCATAAACTTCTCCGGCAGGTGGGGGGACGTTTATAAACACTACTCATATGTGGATGTGCTCCAGTCATACTTCGCTTATGTATCCGGGCAGAAACCCAGCATAGACCCCAAGGTTTTCAAGGACAAGGTGTGTATAATCGGCCTGACCGCGGCAGGAACAGGCGATCTGCATCCCAATCCTTTCGAGACCCTGTATCCGGGCGTCGGCATTCATGCGGAGATCTTCAACTCCGTGCTGAATAACAGGTTTATTCAACGCGCCTCCCGCGAAATGAATTTATTGATATTGCTGGTTTTGGGGATCCTTGTGTCGCTGGCCGCGCTAAGCATGAAGCCGGTCAAAGGCCTTTTGTCGCTTATAGCCATAGGAGCAATATTCGCGGGCCTCTCCGTCGGATTGTTCATAAAGTCCGGCGTATGGATAGACGTCGTTTACCCTGAAGCGGCCATGATATTCTGTTATCTCGGGCTCACCCTTTACAAATATGTAGCCGAATGGACGAAACGGCTGATGGTAGAGAACGAGCTGGGCATCGCCAAAAAGATACAGGAGAGCTTCCTGCCGAAAAAACTGCCCGAGGTGAACGGCATGGATATCGTCGCGGCGATGTTTACGGCCAGGCAGGTTGGCGGGGACCTGTACGATTTCCTGAACCTTGGGGGCGGCAGGCTCGGAGTTATGATTGGCGACGTTTCGGGCAAAGGCGTACCGGCTAGCCTCTTCATGGCTATGGTCACAGGAGCTTTCAAGTTCTTCACTACGCCGGATTCCCACCCTAAAGACGTGCTCTCCCGTCTTAATTCAAAACTGGTCAGCGAATCGGCGTCGAATCTTTTCGTTACGGTATTCTATACCGTATTTGATAATAAAAAAAGAACGGTTACCTATTCTAACGGCGGGCATCTGCCTCTCATCCATATGAAGCAGACAGGCGAAGCCGATTTTCTCGATGTCGACATCGGCACTCCTCTGGGCCTTATTGAAGGCGACTATGCCGAAAAGGAAGCGGTGTTTGCGCCCGGCGACGTATTCGTATTCTATACCGACGGGATAACGGAAGCGATGAACGAGGGATCGGATATGTATGGAAGCGAAAGGTTGTCGGCCGTGATCAAGGCTAATAAAGGGCTCTCTTCCGCGAAGATCCTCGATGCGATAGAAAAAGACGTGAGGGCCTTTGAGCCCAAGGCGAGCCAGCATGACGATATGACATTGGTCGTCATCAAAATAGTTTAA